The sequence GCGAAGGCGCGGACCGGGAAGGTGCCCATGCCGGCCACCATCGGCGGGGCCGCGGTGAACCGGAACCCGGTCGGCGGCAACGCGTCCAGACCGGTCAGGTGCTCCACGATCGGGATGCCGGCGGCGAGCAGCGTGCTGTGCGCGGGGCGCACCCCGGCGGCCGCCGGGCTCATGTCGTCGATGTTGATCGAGTCGATGCCGACCACTGCCGCCCCCGCGTCGACAAGCGCCTGGGCGGCGTCCCCGGTCAGGTACGGCGCTTCCGGCGCCCCATACCGCTCGGTGCCGAAGTGCGCGTCCCACCCGGTGTACAGCAGCACCGCCCGGCCGGCGACCTCGTACGCGGCCAGCATCAGCCGGTCCACCGCGCGGATGCCGGCCGGCACCCGGACCACCACCCCCGGCAGGTCGGCGAGACGGTCCAGCGACACCCCGGTCAGGTCGGCCCGGTCGGCCCAGCGGTGGGCGGGCGTGTCCAGGTACGTGCCGGTGTTGGCGATCATGTCGATGCGGGCCACGTGGAACTCGGTGCCCGGGGCGTACCGCTCGCGGGACGCCGCGAAGGTCAGCCAGTCGGTGATCCGGGGACCCGGCCAACCCGGCAGCGTGGTCATCCCGTCGCTGATCACATGGCTCAGCTCGACCAGCCGACGGTCGGCGCCGGAGCCCTCGACCGCGACACCCCGGCCGCCCTTGTGCGGCTCCTCGATGATCGTCTTGGCGCTGATCCGGACGTCGGCGACCATCAGCAGCCCCAGGTGCCGGACGAACAACGCCGCCAGGTCACCGTCGGTGATCTCCCGGCCGGGAATGTCCAGCCGGAACCCCTCGGTACGCAGCCCGCCGCCGTTGGCGAAGCTCACCTCCGCGTCGAACTGTGCCCGCCACTGCTCACCCATACCGAAACCCGACCATGCGCGGCTCGCGGTGGTCAAGATCCCCTGCTCGGCGGCCGGGCTCGGTCTCAAGATCGCGCAACATCCAGGATGTAGTGGCCTCGGTGCGTCGATGAGACCACTACATCCTGGATCGAGCACGATCTTGGCGTGGGGCGGCGCGCGGTGGCGCGCCGGAGCGGCGCGGACCTGGACGGAAGGGGGTGGCTGTCGGTCGACGGGGCTAGGCTTGTTGTCGTGCACCCCCCGTCCGACTGGACGAGGGGCCGCCGTCGTGTGCGTCGACTCCCCTGGAAGGATTCCCTTGCTCACCGGTCTCTTTACCGCCGCCCTGGCCGACCCCGGGCTGGCCCGGGCGCGTGACCTGGCGCGCTCCGGTGCCGCCCAGGTCGACGGCCTCGACATCACCGCCCCAGCGGCGCTGCGCCCGTTCGCCGTCGCTGCGGTCGCCGCGGACAACGACGGGGCCGGTCGACCGGTGCTGGCGGTGACCGCCACCACCCGGGAGGCCGACGACCTGGCCGCCGCGCTCGGTGGGTTGCTGCCGGCCGAGCAGGTAGTGGTCTTCCCCTCCTGGGAGACGCTGCCGCACGAGCGGCTGTCCCCCCGCTCCGACACGGTCGGTCGGCGGCTGGCCGTGCTGCGCCGGCTGGCGCACCCGGAGGCGACCGACGCACACGGCGGCACCGGGCCGCTGCGAGTGGTGGTGGCCCCGGTCCGTTCGCTGCTGCAGCCGCAGCTCAAAGGGCTCGGTGACCTGGAGCCGGTGCAGCTCGCCGCCGGCGAGGAGGCGGACCTGGAGGAGGTCGCCCGCCGGCTGATCGACATGGCGTACGCCCGGGTCGACCTTGTCACCAAGCGCGGCGAGTTCGCGGTGCGCGGCGGCATCCTGGACGTCTTCCCGCCCACCGACGAGCACCCGTCCCGGGTCGAGTTCTGGGGCGACGAGGTGGAGGAGATCCGCACCTTCGCCGTCGCCGACCAGCGGACCATCGAGCAGGTTCCGCTGCTCTGGGCACCGCCCTGCCGGGAGTTGCTGCTCACTCCGGCGGTGCGCGACCGGGCCGCCGCGCTGGCCGAGCAGCACCCCGAGCTGGCCGAGATCCTCGACAAGCTGGCCGAGGGCATTCCGGTGGAGGGGATGGAGTCGCTGGCCCCGGTGCTGGTCGGCCCCGACTCGCTGGAACTGCTGCTGGACGCCATGCCGGCCGGCACCCACGTGCTGCTCTGCGACCCGGAGCGGATCCGCACTCGGGCGCACGATCTGGTGCGTACCTCGGAGGAGTTCTTGCAGGCCAGCTGGGCCGCCGCCGCGGTCGGCGGCCAGGCCCCGGTGGACGTCGGCGCCGCCGCCTTCCGCACCCTCGGCGAGGTGCGCGCCGCCGCGGGCAAGCTCGGCCAGCCGTGGTGGACGCTGTCCCCGTTCGGTCTGGTGGAGGGGGAGGCCGCCGAGACGCGGCAGCCCTGGGAGGACGCGCCGGAGCAGGCCGCCGTCACCCCGGACGACGCCATCGCGGTGACCCTGTCCGCCCAGCCGGCGCCGCTCTATCACGGCGAGACCTCGCGGGTGGTCGAGGACCTCAAGCGCTGGGCCGGCGAGGGCTGGTCGATCGCGCTGGTCTTCGAGGGGCACGGCCCCGCCCAGCGGGCGGTGGAGGTGCTGCGCGACGCCGGCCTGGGTGCCCGGTTGACCGAGGAGGTGCCGACGGCGCCCGTCCCCGGCGAGCTGGTGGTCACCTGTGGTGCGCTGAGCAGCGGGTTCGTCGACGAGGCGTCCCGTTTCGTGCTGCTCACCGGCAACGACGTGACCGGCGGTCGGGGCACCTCGACGCGGGACATGCGCAAGATGCCGAGCCGGCGGCGCAACACCATCGACCCGCTGGAGTTGAAGGCCGGCGACCACGTGGTGCACGAGCAGCACGGCATCGGCCGGTACGTCGAGCTGGTGCAGCGCACCGTCAACGGCGCCAGCCGGGAATACCTCGTCATCGAGTACGCGGCCAGCAAGCGGGGCCAGCCCGGCGACCGGTTGTTCGTTCCGACCGACCAGCTCGACCAGCTCTCCCGCTACGTGGGTGGCGAGCAGCCGACCCTGCACAAGATGGGCGGCTCGGACTGGCAGAAGTCCAAGGCCCGGGCCCGCAAGGCGGTCCGCGAGATCGCCGCGCAGCTCATCCAGCTCTACGCCGCCCGCAAGGCGTCCAAGGGGCACTCGTTCGGCCCGGACACCCCGTGGCAGCGCGAGCTGGAGGACGCCTTCCCCTGGCAGGAGACGCCGGACCAGCTCGCCGCGATCGACGAGGTCAAGCGGGACATGGAGCAGACCGTTCCGATGGACCGGCTGATCTGCGGCGACGTCGGCTACGGCAAGACCGAGATCGCGGTCCGGGCGGCGTTCAAGGCGGTGCAGGACGGTAAGCAGGTGGCGGTGCTGGTGCCGACCACCCTGCTGGTGCAGCAGCACTACAACACGTTCGCGGAGAGGATGAGCCAGTTCCCGGTGCAGATCCGGCAGCTGTCCCGGTTCCAGACGGCGAAGGAGACCGAGCGGACGCTGGAGATGGTCGCCGACGGCACCGTCGACATCGTCATCGGTACGCACCGGTTGTTGCAGACGGCGACCCGCTTCAAGCAGCTGGGCCTGGTGATCGTCGACGAGGAGCAGCGCTTCGGTGTCGAGCACAAGGAGCACCTGAAGACGCTGCGCGCCTCGGTGGACGTGCTGAGCATGTCGGCCACCCCGATCCCGCGGACCCTGGAGATGGCGATCACCGGCATCCGGGAGATGTCCACCATCGCCACCCCGCCAGAGGAGCGACACCCGGTGCTCACCTTCGTCGGCGCGCAGGACGACCGGCAGGTGGCCGCGTCCATCCACCGTGAGCTGCTCCGCGACGGGCAGGTCTTCTACCTGCACAACCGGGTCGAGTCGATCGACCGGGCGGCACGGCGGCTGCGGGAACTGGTGCCCGAGGCGCGGGTGGCGGTGGCGCACGGCCAGATGGGCGAGGACGCCCTGGAGAAGGTCATGGTCGGCTTCTGGGAGAAGGAGTTCGACGTCCTGGTCTGCACCACGATCGTCGAGTCGGGTATCGACATCCCGAACGCCAACACGCTGATCGTGGAGCGGGCCGACCTGCTCGGCCTGGCCCAGCTGCACCAGATCCGGGGCCGGGTCGGCCGGGGCCGGGAGCGGGCGTACGCCTACTTCCTCTACCCGCCGGAGAAGCCGCTCACCGAGCACGCCCACGAGCGGTTGGCGACCATCGCCCAGCACACCGAGTTGGGTGCCGGCATGTACGTGGCGATGAAGGACCTGGAGATCCGGGGCGCCGGCAACCTGCTCGGTGGCGAGCAGTCCGGGCACATCGAGGGCGTCGGCTTCGACCTGTACGTGCGGATGGTCGGTGAGGCGGTCTCCGCCTTCAAGGGTGAGCGGCCGGAGGAAGAGGCCGACGTCAAGATCGACCTGCCGGTCGACGCGCACCTGCCACACGACTACGTGAGCGTGGAGCGGCTGCGCCTGGAGATGTACCGCAAGCTGGCCGAGGCGCGCGACGAGGAGCGGCTGGGCGAGGTGATCGCCGAGATGACCGACCGGTACGGCGAGCCGCCGGCCCCGGTGCAGAACCTGGTGGAGGTGGCCCGGTTCCGTCTGCTGGCCCGCCGCTACGGCCTGACCGACGTGTCCATGCAGGGCAAGCACGTACGGTTCGGCCCGCTGCCCCTGCCGGATTCGAAGCAGTTGCGGCTCAAGCGCTACCACCCGGATGCCGTCTACAAGCAGGCCACCGACCAGGTCAGCGTGCCCCGACCGACCACCCGTCGGATCGGTGGTGAGCCGCTGCGTGACCAGGCGCTGCTCCAGTGGTGCGCGCAACTGCTCTCCGATGTGCTCGGTGCCCCCGCCCCACTCGCCGTCGCCGCGGGCGCGAGCAGCTGAGCTGGCGGTGTGTTCTCGACCAGGGGCGGTAGCGCGTCGACGCCGTCCCTGGTCGTGGGTCGGGCGAAGGTGGGGGGCGTCACAACCTCGGGTGACGGCGTGAGAGAGTGACGGCTATGCGTGCTCGCCGTCTTGCCGCCGTCGCCACTGTGGCGCTCGGCCTCGTCGCCCTCTCCGGTTGCCGTGCTGAGCCTGGTATCGCCGCTTACATCGGTGACCAGCGCATCACCGAGGTTCAGGTCACCGCCGCGATGAAGGATCTGCGGACGAAGAACCCGGCACCGGAGACCTCCGCCAGCGGGCAGCCTGCGGCGCCGCAACCCACGGTGCCCGAGGTGGCGGACGTGGTCCGGACCATGGTGCTGACCAGGGTGTGCGAGAAGCTCTCCGCCGAGAAGAACTACCAGCCGCGCGGCCAGGTGGCGGTCGACCAGGCCGCCCAGCAGCTCGGCCTCGACCCGGAGACCGGGCACGTGCGGGAGGTGGCGAAGCTCTTCACCTGCCTGTCCGGGTTGCCGGCCGAGCCGGCCGAGCCGTCCAAGGAGGAGATCGCCGACGTGATCGCCGCCGGGCGTGCGGCCGGCAAGATCCCCGCCGAGTTGAGCGACGCGGACGCCGCCCAGCAGCTCGACGGTGAGCAGCTGCGCGGTGCGCTGGCGACCAAGAGGATCCTGGCCGAGGCGGCCGGTCGTTACGACGTCACCGTCAGCCCCCGGTACCGTCCGCTCGAGTTCCCGCTGCTCAGCTTCGCCGACGACGCCCCTGCGGTGAGTGTGCCGCTGGGTGAGCCGGCCTCCGACGCGGTCACCGACATTTCCACCCCGGAGGGGCCGACCGCGACGCCGGAGGCCGAGGGCACGGCCAGCTGAGCATGACCGCACGGATCGTCCTCCTGGTCACCTCACCCCGGTTGCCGGCCGGCCTGTTGACCTCCGCGGCCTGGGACGTCGTACGCCAGCATCCGGTGCTGACCGGCGCGGACGGCGAGTTGGTCACGGCCGTGCGCCAGGCGGGCGCCGAGGTCACCGTGGTGGACGGCCCGGCGACGCAGCCGTTGCTGGACGCGGTGGCGACGCACGGCACTGTGGTGTGGTTGGCCGGTCCGGCGGGTGACGAGGCGCTGGCCCGGGAGTTGGGTCTGCGGTTGGCCCGGCAGCCGGGGTTGGCCGAGATGGAGCTGATGTACGGCTCGTGGGATCCGCCGGGTGCCCGGCTGCTCGACGCGGTGGCCGTGCTGGATCGGCTCGCCTCTCCGGGTGGCGACCCGTGGAAACGGGCGCAGACGCACCGCAGCCTCGCCGGCTACCTGCTGGAAGAGAGCTACGAGGCGTACGACGCGATCAGCGCCGACGACACCGACGCGCTGCGCGAGGAGTTGGGCGACGTCCTGTTGCAGGTGGTGCTGCACGCGCGGCTCGCCGAGGAGTTGCCCGAGGATGAGCGGTGGACCATCGACG comes from Micromonospora vinacea and encodes:
- the mfd gene encoding transcription-repair coupling factor; the encoded protein is MLTGLFTAALADPGLARARDLARSGAAQVDGLDITAPAALRPFAVAAVAADNDGAGRPVLAVTATTREADDLAAALGGLLPAEQVVVFPSWETLPHERLSPRSDTVGRRLAVLRRLAHPEATDAHGGTGPLRVVVAPVRSLLQPQLKGLGDLEPVQLAAGEEADLEEVARRLIDMAYARVDLVTKRGEFAVRGGILDVFPPTDEHPSRVEFWGDEVEEIRTFAVADQRTIEQVPLLWAPPCRELLLTPAVRDRAAALAEQHPELAEILDKLAEGIPVEGMESLAPVLVGPDSLELLLDAMPAGTHVLLCDPERIRTRAHDLVRTSEEFLQASWAAAAVGGQAPVDVGAAAFRTLGEVRAAAGKLGQPWWTLSPFGLVEGEAAETRQPWEDAPEQAAVTPDDAIAVTLSAQPAPLYHGETSRVVEDLKRWAGEGWSIALVFEGHGPAQRAVEVLRDAGLGARLTEEVPTAPVPGELVVTCGALSSGFVDEASRFVLLTGNDVTGGRGTSTRDMRKMPSRRRNTIDPLELKAGDHVVHEQHGIGRYVELVQRTVNGASREYLVIEYAASKRGQPGDRLFVPTDQLDQLSRYVGGEQPTLHKMGGSDWQKSKARARKAVREIAAQLIQLYAARKASKGHSFGPDTPWQRELEDAFPWQETPDQLAAIDEVKRDMEQTVPMDRLICGDVGYGKTEIAVRAAFKAVQDGKQVAVLVPTTLLVQQHYNTFAERMSQFPVQIRQLSRFQTAKETERTLEMVADGTVDIVIGTHRLLQTATRFKQLGLVIVDEEQRFGVEHKEHLKTLRASVDVLSMSATPIPRTLEMAITGIREMSTIATPPEERHPVLTFVGAQDDRQVAASIHRELLRDGQVFYLHNRVESIDRAARRLRELVPEARVAVAHGQMGEDALEKVMVGFWEKEFDVLVCTTIVESGIDIPNANTLIVERADLLGLAQLHQIRGRVGRGRERAYAYFLYPPEKPLTEHAHERLATIAQHTELGAGMYVAMKDLEIRGAGNLLGGEQSGHIEGVGFDLYVRMVGEAVSAFKGERPEEEADVKIDLPVDAHLPHDYVSVERLRLEMYRKLAEARDEERLGEVIAEMTDRYGEPPAPVQNLVEVARFRLLARRYGLTDVSMQGKHVRFGPLPLPDSKQLRLKRYHPDAVYKQATDQVSVPRPTTRRIGGEPLRDQALLQWCAQLLSDVLGAPAPLAVAAGASS
- a CDS encoding cyclase family protein, with translation MGEQWRAQFDAEVSFANGGGLRTEGFRLDIPGREITDGDLAALFVRHLGLLMVADVRISAKTIIEEPHKGGRGVAVEGSGADRRLVELSHVISDGMTTLPGWPGPRITDWLTFAASRERYAPGTEFHVARIDMIANTGTYLDTPAHRWADRADLTGVSLDRLADLPGVVVRVPAGIRAVDRLMLAAYEVAGRAVLLYTGWDAHFGTERYGAPEAPYLTGDAAQALVDAGAAVVGIDSINIDDMSPAAAGVRPAHSTLLAAGIPIVEHLTGLDALPPTGFRFTAAPPMVAGMGTFPVRAFAVINA
- a CDS encoding nucleoside triphosphate pyrophosphohydrolase — encoded protein: MTARIVLLVTSPRLPAGLLTSAAWDVVRQHPVLTGADGELVTAVRQAGAEVTVVDGPATQPLLDAVATHGTVVWLAGPAGDEALARELGLRLARQPGLAEMELMYGSWDPPGARLLDAVAVLDRLASPGGDPWKRAQTHRSLAGYLLEESYEAYDAISADDTDALREELGDVLLQVVLHARLAEELPEDERWTIDDVAGGLVDKMIRRNPHVFAGAEAGTLEEITENWERIKRAEKARHSVLDGVALSQPALALAAQILGRAARAGRAAPPPLADTQVDPEARLGASLLATVAAAREAGIDPEAALRRATLAYAEAIRQAESNLQSPPANLP